The Arachis ipaensis cultivar K30076 chromosome B10, Araip1.1, whole genome shotgun sequence DNA window catgtggagcttctttcaccttgggaggagtttaagagtagtcttgaACGGGGCTGTCCCTCTATTTAGACAGTTccttgtttgtttgttttgtttttctttgtttaatttatttcagtcacaaaaaaaaatcctGTTATACATTAAATATTTTCATTAACTAAGTCTAACTAAATTGactcaaatttaataaaaattatttatacattaagtattttatcaaccaaatCTAACTAAATTggctcaaattcaataaaaattgtTAACACATGTGCATATGAATCACACTTCTTTTTTATGTGAAAAATAACTCTATAATTTTTTAACCATAaaataagaatttcttaattttgatatcaaaattttttaaaattctaaacttGATGTTACAgttttttttgtttcttctttcttcttttttcgtgTACAATTTATGTGTTTTTACTTATAAAGTTACGtgtttttttcaaaagtttttgtATTTATTGTCAAAAAatgaactaaaaaaaagaaataaaaagttacataatttctttattttattctttctttttgattgctggatttttttttattcttcttaaaAAATAAAACGATAAAAATGATGAAAGTGTGTGTTAAAACTTAAAAGGTGAGTTTGGAAGTGGTTTAATCATTTTTTCCTAGATGAGGAAGAAGCAGAGATGCGTTTagtgggagagagaaagagaaaaggttGAGAAGATAATATGAATTTTTCATTATTAATAACTATAAATNNNNNNNNNNNNNNNNNNNNNNNNNNNNNNNNNNNNNNNNNNNNNNNNNNNNNNNNNNNNNNNNNNNNNNNNNNNNNNNNNNNNNNNNNNNNNNNNNNNNNNNNNNNNNNNNNNNNNNNNNNNNNNNNNNNNNNNNNNNNNNNNNNNNNNNNNNNNNNNNNNNNNNNNNNNNNNNNNNNNNNNNNNNNNNNNNNNNNNNNNNNNNNNNNNNNNNNNNNNNNNNNNNNNNNNNNNNNNNNNNNNNNNNNNNNNNNNNNNNNNNNNNNNNNNNNNNNNNNNNNNNNNNNNNNNNNNNNNNNNNNNNNNNNNNNNNNNNNNNNNNNNNNNNNNNNNNNNNNNNNNNNNNNNNNNNNNNNNNNNNNNNNNNNNNNNNNNNNNNNNNNNNNNNNNNNNNNNNNNNNNNNNNNNNNNNNNNNNNNNNNNNNNNNNNNNNNNNNNNNNNNNNNNNNNNNNNNNNNNNNNNNNNNNNNNNNNNNNNNNNNNNNNNNNNNNNNNNNNNNNNNNNNNNNNNNNNNNNNNNNNNNNNNNNNNNNNNNNNNNNNNNNNNNNNNNNNNNNNNNNNNNNNNNNNNNNNNNNNNNNNNNNNNNNNNNNNNNNNNNNNNNNNNNNNNNNNNNNNNNNNNNNNNNNNNNNNNNNNNNNNNNNNNNNNNNNNNNNNNNNNNNNNNNNNNNNNNNNNNNNNNNNNNNNNNNNNNNNNNNNNNNNNNNNNNNNNNNNNNNNNNNNNNNNNNNNNNNNNNNNNNNNNNNNNNNNNNNNNNNNNNNNNNNNNNNNNNNNNNNNNNNNNNNNNNNNNNNNNNNNNNNNNNNNNNNNNNNNNNNNNNNNNNNNNNNNNNNNNNNNNNNNNNNNNNNNNNNNNNNNNNNNNNNNNNNNNNNNNNNNNNNNNNNNNNNNNNNNNNNNNNNNNNNNNNNNNNNNNNNNNNNNNNNNNNNNNNNNNNNNNNNNNNNNNNNNNNNNNNNNNNNNNNNNNNNNNNNNNNNNNNNNNNNNNNNNNNNNNNNNNNNNNNNNNNNNNNNNNNNNNNNNNNNNNNNNNNNNNNNNNNNNNNNNNNNNNNNNNNNNNNNNNNNNNNNNNNNNNNNNNNNNNNNNNNNNNNNNNNNNNNNNNNNNNNNNNNNNNNNNNNNNNNNNNNNNNNNNNNNNNNNNNNNNNNNNNNNNNNNNNNNNNNNNNNNNNNTTAACAAGAacttatttagcttttttttttgttgctctttttttaatttttattttatttttctcttattatttttatttttttagagagagataaaaaaataaaaaagaaaaaaaaacgtaGAAGAAAGAGAAGTAACAAAAAAGACGACAAAAAACGTGTACGtataaaatttagttatttatgATTTCGTTTTAGCTAAAATAAAATGTTATATGATTTTAAAATGTATTATTTTAACTTGATTAGActtagttaaataaaaaatttataaacataatttttttgaaaagatatacaTATCCCTATAAATACTTGCACCAACACATTAATTAGTCTCTCagatatttattttacttttccaTGCATATTGTATTATTCTACAAATTAAAACATGCATTTCAATTGgtgtaataatatataatttatgaaTAACATTGTGAGTATTAATCAAGATGTTTTCTTGAAAGAAAGGTTAATATTTGACAATGTTCTAATAGTTTATGATTGCATGCATTATTTTAAGTTAAAAAGATTAGATTTGGAAAATGAAATGGTTCTAAAATTGAATATGAGTAAGGTCTACGATAAAATGTAGTGGTATTTTTTATGGTTCATTATGGAGAAGATGGATTTTAATGCTAGATGGATAGCATGGATTAAAGAACTGATTtctactattttttattctgtattTTTGAAAGGCCAACTTTTTGACTTTTTTAGGCCAACTAAAGATATCTGTCAAGAAATTCTCTATTACCgtatctttttctcttttgtgcAGAAGGACTTTTCTTTCTGTTACACAGGACAAAACAAAATAGGGTTATTCAGGAAATTCAAATTTACAAAAGAAGTCCGACTGTTAACCACCTTCTCTTTGCAGATGACTCTATTTTATTCTGTAAAACATCAAAAGAATCTTGTGCTAATATCCTGACTCTACTCTATGACTATGAGATTGTTAGTGGGCAAAAGTCAACATAAATAAGTCAGTAGTCTTCTTCAGTCATAACACGCTACTCCACATTAGACATCAACTAGCAGAAATTCTAAATATTAACCATATAAGGGCCTAAGATAAATACCTAAGTCTCCCATCAACTGTACAAAGATCTAAAAAAAGTCACATTTGAAGCCATTAAAGACAAAGTATAAAAGAAAGTACAATCTTAGAAGATAAATCTATTGTCAGCAGGTGGAAGATATGTCCTGATTAAGGCTGTTGGAGAAGCAATCCCTATGTATACCCTATTCTGTTTTAAGTTTTCTTATTCACTTTTAGATGAGATTCATAGAATTTTAACACAATTCTAGTAGGATCAAAGAGGTACTGAAAGGAAAATATCATGAATTAGTTGGGACAAAACGACAAGACCCAAAAGAAAATGAGGATCAGGTTTCAAAGACATGCGTGCTCAAAATTTGGCTCTActtgaaaaataattttgaaagttGCCTGTTAATCTTAATGCACTACTTAGCGAAATGTTAAAGAGTAAGTATTTTAGATATAAGTCTTCTTTGACGGGAGACAAAGGAACTAACCCTTTATGGGACTGTCAAAGTCTCTTAGAGGGtagaaaaatggtgaaaaaaagaTTGTTGTGGAGTATAGGGTTAGGAGATGATGTTTGGCAAGAATTCTGGCTGTCGCTCGCATACCCATATCATATCAGTCTCAGCAATCAATATATTTTCATCAATTAATAGAGTAAATAACTTACTGACAACAGGAAAAAGATGGAACAGAGAGCTTATCAAATTAATCTTTCCCCCAGAAGTAAGTACCTGCATTCTCTCTCCATAGAGCTGAATAATAACGGCAAGGACTCTCTGATTTGGGTCTTGAACTCGAAGAAGCAATATGATGTGGCGTCTGGATATGTGGTGGCGTATGGCTTTGCGCATGAGCCGATCAATCAACTATCTGCAATCATGCAAAACCTAAGAATCTGGAAGAAAATTTCGGACTTTTAGATACCAACAAAGATAAAAATCTTTTTGTGGAGAGCTTTGCATGAAAGATTATCTGGACTGAGCCTCATCTACCAGTGTTTCTAGTCGACTCCACCTTTGTGTCCCAGATGTAGATTAGTCCCGGAAACCATTATTCATTGCTTTTGATGATGCGGCCCTGCTCAGGAAGTATAAGGAGCAGTAGATTTGAGGCTGGTGCCACCATTGCAAAGTATTTCCCCTTTGTGGAGCGGTAAATCCAAGTACTATTAGGTGCTGGAAGTGGGAGAGAAGGTGACGACGTCCTCAACATTTTTGAGGTTTTTTGTTGGATATTGTGAAAAGTACGTAATAAAGAGGTAtttgaaaataagaaaattttgtCCAAAACAGATTTCGAACTAAATAAGAAAGATTTGTCATGAGATCAATAGAAGATTAGTTTTCTAATTTcctaatatatttttctttttttagtttattGGTTATTATCGTAACTAGTAGCCACTTATGACTTCAATTGAGAAAACTTTTCTGCTATTTCTTTGACCTCacataaaattttatattacttTCTTAAACTAATGCAATTACTTTTATTTGTTGTAATTATTTATGGAACAAAAGCTTCAGTTTTGGATTTGTGTTTCTTTCAATTGCTCTGTGTTACTAAAACAGTGCACGTGCAAGGCACGAGTGTAGGATTCTACCTGACATCATGTCAGTTGATAATTAGGTCAACGATTGAGTCTTATGTTAGGTCAAATCTTAATCTGACAGCTAAGTTGCTTCGATTCTTATTGATGTCTTCGATTCCAAgagaaaatttttatttaatttttaactaTTTAAATAATTAANTTTTCAATAAATTTGATAAATTAAACTTATCTATTACTGTGATTATTATATATCAGTTTCTTTGAATTGATCCTTCAACCAACGGCTTCGTTCGGCGATACTTGGCTGCGCCTCCGCCTTTCTATGTGGATTTTGCCAACTCCATGGTTAAGATGAGCAGCAATGCTGttagaccatctccagtagggaactcatcccaATTTCTATTTgtggcccacctgtcataaaaagtaactccacatcaacttttgcgtcataaacagtaaatagaaactcaaagcatctctctcttctccattaggaggaactaactttagtttCTGTTGTGgttccacttaattaattaattaaaatacttaaaattaatgtaattaatttttttaataatataatttaaatttataaatttaaaaataattcactattaaaagatattaatattaaataaattcatatataacaataatacacaatatataattcgagattacactaatttgtaaaattaattaatacaaagaaaaacataattaaacTCTATAGTTGACGACAAGCATTGTGAAATTGCCATATGTGTTCAATCAAGTCCTCTTTCAATTGTCTATGCTGCTGCCTATTTCGAAGTTGGGCATTTCTTTGGAGAAATTGATGGTATAGTGCAAAATCTTCTTCTCCCAGCTGAGGTTGTGATAAGCCATTTTCGACATCATCATACTCTAAGCCTTGAGCAAAAATTTCTGCATAAGTATCTCTTTCATCCTCAACAATCACATTATGCAATATAATACAAGCTCTCATTATGttggcaagcttcttcttttCCCAAAAGCGAGCTGGACCACGTATAATTGCAAAGCGTGCTTGCAACACTCCGAAGGCTCGCTCCACATCTTTTCTTTGCCCTTCTTGATATTGTGCAAATAACTTGCGTTTCTCCCCTTGTGGCTTTGAGATTGATTTGACAAATATGGCCATTCAGGATAAATACCATCTGCTAAATAGTATTCCATAGTATAATTATTACCATTAATAGTATAATTTACCTCCGGAGCATGGTCATTTAGAATATCATCGAAAACTGGAGAACGATCTAATACGTTGATATCGTTATTTAAACCAGAAACTCCAAAGAACGCATGCCATATCCAAAGGTCTGAAGATGCTACAACCTCAAGTACTATGGTTGCAACCCCACGATAACCACTCATGTACATACCTTTCCACGCCTTTGGACAATTTTTCCATTGCCAATGCATGCAGTCAATGCTACCCAACATGCCAGGAAAGTCACGATCCTCCACCATTTGTAGCAGGTGTCGTACGTCATTTGGATTTGGTTTTCACAAGTATTCATCCTCGAACACCGAAATGACACCTTCAACAAATTTTTCCAAGTATTCAATTGTAGTGCTCTCGCCTATGCGCATagaatcatcaacaacatcagcTGCTATGCCATATGCTAACATCCGTATCGCAGCGGTACATTTTTTGGGTGGTGACaagcctcttcttccagttgcatCAACCCTCTATTAGAAATATGGATAGACGTTTGAGAGAGCGTCTACTATCCGAAGGAACACATGTCTTCTCATTCGAAATCTCTGTCGAAAAATGTCAGCATTATGCACTGGTTCATCTGCAAAGTAATCTTGGAAAAGGCGATCATGTTCTGCTTCTCGATCTCTTTTGACCCATATACGAGGAGTTGGGATAGAGCTTCTATCgatatcttcttcttctgaatctTCGAGTAAATACTCATCGATCCAATTATCTAGGAGTGTGTTATCTTGCCTTCTTCTTTTGTCATATAAAGCctcattaaacatatcatcaaaatttctagccatatctagaaatgtaatttttagttCTCTTTCGAGGTGAGAAACAAGATTTGAATTAGGTTTGCAGAGTCATTGATAGTTGATATTTATAAGTGTGTCTGCAATAAATACCTACTCCTCAACGGCTAGTTTTACAACGGCTACTTaacggctagttttgcaacggcTACTTAACGACTAGTTTTGCAATGGTCACTTTCATGAACAATAACGGCACAATAATATTGACTAATTCAAAAAATTACAtcagaaataaataaaacaaagtaCATCACATACCAGTAATacgcaataaaaataagaacatacTACATAACTCTACGAATACAAGGAACCATTAAGTAAACCACTTGGCGATTATTTTCTCACATGCAATCTCATGAAGAGCTCGTCGTTTTTCACTCATTGTAGACGTGTCAGCATTAAGTATTTGCATATCCATTTTCCTTTCCCTTTCCTTGGCCATCCTTTCCATTTCCCTTTCTTTTGCATTTATCTCCATTTCTTTAATATACCTCTgagtttgtaattcttgttctttcattacCGTTTGAgcttgtaattcttgttctttcattgccGCTTGAATTTGTAACTCCTTCTCTTTGATTGCCATAATCTTTGCTCTATGTTCCAtatcctcttctctttctttttccctaTCCATTAGTTCTTTTTCTCTAATATTCTtaatatcttccatgagagataaTTTTTTAACAACCGATGATTTCTTTTCGCTAAAATCTTCAAACATTTGTGCTTTTCTCTTACCTTTTCACTCGCTCTTCTTTGATCCTTGTGGGCGAATGGGAGAGTCCACACCGGGTTCCTCAGCCAACGGTGTTTCTGGGTTTGATGAGGATGAGTATGCTCCAGTTGCACTAACCTTGGTTCTCTTTGAGCCACCACTTTGTGTAGGTAGTTGGCTTCTCCATTTTTGCTCCAACCGAAGCATGTTCCAATGCCTCTCAAAAGTGAATTTTTGACCATAATTCGTGGAATAAAGTTTATAGGCCAACTCCTTTATATCATCAGCGTTCGAACCACTCCTTATGTTTCGACTAGCTTGATCGTAGCAACCAGCAAATTGTGCAACAGCCTTGTTGATCTTATACCATCGTTTCTTACATACAACTACCCCTTTGTCATGTTGGAGCAAAATTCTACACAGTAGCTGTGAATTCGACTCCAAAATATTTTCTCCTTTTGATCGGTACCAACTATAGGGCCAGTTGAAACATTTAACCATGCACTGATCAGCATCTCATCCTCTTTCCAATGCCAGTGTTGAATACTATCTTGCCTCCGATCTTCAATATCTCATCATTGAGGTCGATAGCATCTAATCCACAAGGGTTTGCAAAATATGAATATTACGAATTTGGACTAGATTGTATCAGAGTTTGAGAGGATGGGTTAGAAGAGCCACCAACACCAGATGAGTTATGTCTTGATGCACTGAATTGAGTTGGAAACGGCAGAGATGTTGGAGTAACATTTCTGACAAAGGGGTTAAATAtggatgaaaataaaaaatgtggtgtttgtgaattttgattttgtggttggaatataggaaattgattattgtaaggagcttgaaaattgaaattaggaAGATTATgtggatttaaattttaaaacatatTTGGTAGTGTAAAATTTTGATTTGAAACTTGAGAGTTTGAGGTTTGGGATTGTTGGGTATTTGGAGTTTGAGAAAAGTTttgtaaataattgaaaaaagagttgagttggtttggatccattttttcgaacaaaaaataatatcagCAGAACTTTGATTTCGTAAatttggaagaagatgaagaagagtagaagaaagtgTGAGAATAGAAGTGTATGTAAGTGGTATATATGGAGTGAcaatatattaatttattaataataacggtAACATAGTAACGGCTAGTTTCCAACGGCTAATTTTGCAACGACTAGTTTTGCAACAGCTAATTTTAATAATGTGgttagtatttttaattttaaaaataaaaattatttaataaattaattatgatttaattatttaattatataagtgttatttttttaattatttcaaattttatataattatttatttttaataataacttgccaagtggcaagttattattggttacAATGAGTTCCTCTAAGCAGGGACTCTCTCTTCTTGAACAATATGCTAGGACTCAATAATGATATGTTTCAACGGTAGGTTTTCTAAAGTGTCAGAAAAAAGTGGAATGAGAACCAGTTGTTGGAGGTGCTCTTAGATCATTTTCAATAGGGAACTCATTTCAGTCTCTGTTTATGGCCCACTtgttataaaaagtaactccacatcatcttttgcgtcataaacagtgaataggaactcaaagtatctctttcttctccattaggaggaactaactttaatcCCTATTGTGaccccacttaattaattaattaaaattaatatagttactattttttgtaataatattattaaaatttataaattcaaaaataaattgaatatttttttaattaattattataattattaataaattaaatacaatttaattatttaatgtaattatttaattaattattatttaaataattttattagataattaatataaattaaattaaataaaaatataattatttaatataattatttattaattataaatttatataattatttattttataataacttGTCACGTGACAAATTATTATTGGATGATGAAAGTCCCTGCTCAGAGAGACTCACTTCTCTTAAAAATCACGTAGgaacttattttttttcttctccaaTAGTGGGCCTCTACTTTTATCAGAAACAAAAACTCATATTTTGACAATTGAAAATGCTCTTAAAACCAATTCTAACGGTGAAATTCGCAAGAAATACTCTGctgttaattaatttattatttaattaatgagtcgtatattttatatattaattatggttaatatataaaagtatttCAATACTTAAAAAGTATTtcatattatgttatattccaaCGAGTAATGTAATGGTACGCTAAcaaatcctttcatgcaaaagaaGATCACAATTTTCAATAGGAAGTTGTAGAGTCTTCTTCAATCGTAGGATGTGGAAATATATAGAGAAATTATTTCTTTCCCAAACACAATATAACTAAGCACAGATATGTAGTAGTCATGCATGCAAATTGCAAGCATATATGAGAAAAAAAATATCATCGGTTATCCCCTTAATTTTAATTTGGAATTGCAGAAAATCCTGTTACGTTCTTCCAAAATACGAGATAAGATCAAACAAGAGTGGCTCACACACAATCGCAATAAACTTTGTCAAATGACATCAGATACTGTCCGGTGGCTCGAGTCTTGAACGGGTAGGAAGTGGTGAATGTCTAGGGTTGTGAGTCGATGGCGGCTGGACGTGGGTGGATTCTACGAATGAAGTTCCTCCGAGCTGTCGTGGCAAGAGGCGCGGGGAGGGCCACCTGTaaggactccaacgctcaagttagGGTCCGTACGAAAGCGGCATTTAAGGTTAGGATAGGTGACGTATCTCTGGAGAGGAGTAGGGTCTTCCTCTTGTATAATCTGTACTTGAGTGGATCCCACATGGGCAGACCCTCCTTCCTGA harbors:
- the LOC107620092 gene encoding uncharacterized protein LOC107620092; protein product: MVEDRDFPGMLGSIDCMHWQWKNCPKAWKGMYMSGYRGVATIVLEVVASSDLWIWHAFFGVSGLNNDINVLDRSPVFDDILNDHAPEPQGEKRKLFAQYQEGQRKDVERAFGVLQARFAIIRGPARFWEKKKLANIMRACIILHNVIVEDERDTYAEIFAQGLEYDDVENGLSQPQLGEEDFALYHQFLQRNAQLRNRQQHRQLKEDLIEHIWWATNRNWDEFPTGDGLTALLLILTMELAKST